One stretch of Tepidibacter hydrothermalis DNA includes these proteins:
- the pstA gene encoding phosphate ABC transporter permease PstA: protein MNAIKLKNKEFINEKFNYNMNLKKRKIMNKIFHSILLASISLIILILIALFSDVFKKGISHVNVDFFLNYTSRIASKSGIRASILGSLWVNILTLLIAFPLGLGSAIYLEEYAPKNKLTNIIQVNISNLAGVPSIVYGILGLSLFVRTFGFGRSILSASLTMALLILPIIIVSSREALKTVPKELKEASYALGATKWDTITGVIIPYAIPGILTGTILAVSRAIGEAAPLVVVGGAAGIWFSPKGIFDEFTTLPLQIYNWASKPQAEFQNVASAGILVLLIVLISINLVAILLRNKYQDRIKQ from the coding sequence ATGAATGCAATTAAATTGAAAAATAAAGAATTTATAAATGAAAAATTTAATTATAATATGAACTTAAAAAAGAGAAAAATAATGAATAAAATTTTTCATTCTATATTATTAGCATCCATATCATTGATAATACTAATATTAATTGCTCTTTTCTCAGATGTTTTCAAAAAAGGTATTTCTCATGTAAATGTTGATTTCTTTTTAAATTATACATCTAGAATTGCTAGTAAATCAGGAATAAGAGCGTCTATACTTGGATCTTTATGGGTAAATATATTAACTTTATTAATTGCATTTCCACTAGGTCTTGGGTCTGCAATATATTTAGAAGAATATGCACCGAAGAATAAATTAACAAATATAATACAAGTCAATATAAGTAACTTAGCTGGAGTTCCATCTATTGTATATGGAATATTAGGACTTTCTTTGTTTGTTAGAACTTTTGGATTTGGAAGAAGTATTTTATCTGCATCTTTAACCATGGCTTTACTAATACTTCCAATAATAATAGTTTCATCTAGAGAAGCTTTAAAAACAGTACCTAAAGAGTTAAAGGAAGCATCATATGCACTAGGTGCTACTAAATGGGATACAATAACTGGAGTTATTATTCCTTATGCTATACCGGGGATATTAACAGGGACAATACTTGCTGTATCAAGGGCTATAGGAGAAGCAGCACCACTTGTTGTTGTTGGAGGAGCAGCTGGAATTTGGTTTTCTCCAAAGGGGATATTTGATGAATTTACAACCCTACCTCTTCAAATATATAACTGGGCATCAAAGCCTCAAGCAGAATTTCAAAATGTTGCATCTGCAGGAATATTAGTATTACTTATAGTTTTAATATCAATAAATTTAGTAGCAATACTTCTGAGAAATAAGTATCAGGATAGGATAAAACAATAG
- the pstB gene encoding phosphate ABC transporter ATP-binding protein PstB yields the protein MPVKMKVSNLDFYYGSFKALKNINIDIEEKKVTAFIGPSGCGKSTFLRTLNRMNDLIEGTKLSGDIVLDGEDIYSNIIEVEDLRKRVGMVFQKPNPFPKSIYENIVYGLKKQGIRDKKRLDEVVEKSLRGAALWDEVKDRLDKSAYGLSGGQQQRLCIARAIAMEPEVILMDEPTSALDPIATSKVEDLIQELKKDYTIVIVTHSMQQAARISDNTAFFLMGEVIEFGETNKIFTTPKNKKTEDYITGRFG from the coding sequence ATGCCAGTTAAAATGAAAGTAAGTAATTTAGATTTTTACTATGGAAGTTTTAAAGCTTTGAAAAATATAAATATAGATATAGAAGAAAAGAAAGTAACTGCTTTTATAGGTCCTTCGGGATGTGGTAAATCTACATTCCTAAGAACATTAAATAGAATGAATGATTTAATAGAAGGAACAAAACTAAGTGGAGATATTGTACTGGACGGAGAAGATATATATTCAAATATTATTGAGGTAGAGGATTTAAGAAAAAGAGTAGGAATGGTATTTCAAAAACCTAATCCTTTTCCAAAATCAATATATGAAAATATAGTATATGGACTAAAAAAACAAGGTATTAGAGATAAAAAAAGGTTAGATGAGGTTGTTGAAAAAAGTCTTCGTGGTGCAGCTCTGTGGGATGAAGTAAAAGATAGATTAGATAAATCGGCATATGGATTATCAGGAGGACAACAGCAAAGGTTGTGTATAGCAAGAGCTATAGCTATGGAGCCTGAAGTTATTTTGATGGATGAGCCAACATCGGCACTAGATCCTATAGCAACATCTAAGGTGGAAGATCTTATACAAGAATTAAAAAAAGACTACACTATAGTAATAGTTACTCACTCTATGCAACAAGCTGCTAGAATATCTGATAACACAGCATTCTTTTTGATGGGAGAAGTAATTGAGTTTGGAGAAACCAACAAGATATTTACAACTCCAAAAAATAAAAAAACTGAAGACTATATAACTGGAAGATTTGGTTAG
- the phoU gene encoding phosphate signaling complex protein PhoU — protein sequence MVRENFKTDLNELKEDVMFMMDKVEELIEKSVDALVNQDLELARSIIKLDDEIDNYMYEIEEKAIELIALQQPMAKDLRIVFSVSKMITDLERIGDFCVNISKETIKIGKEEHIKQLVDIPKIKEIIITMMKNLKISFKLEDAEIAFEVGKEDELVDDLYKDIYRDILELIHKSTVYTNQGTKLLFIGRYLERIADHITNICEGIIYISKGERIEIN from the coding sequence ATGGTTAGGGAAAATTTTAAAACTGATTTAAATGAATTAAAAGAAGATGTTATGTTTATGATGGATAAAGTAGAAGAATTGATAGAAAAATCTGTTGATGCACTTGTTAACCAAGATTTAGAACTTGCAAGAAGTATAATAAAACTAGATGATGAAATAGATAATTATATGTATGAAATAGAGGAAAAAGCTATAGAACTTATAGCTCTTCAGCAACCTATGGCAAAAGATCTTAGAATAGTATTTTCTGTATCTAAAATGATAACGGATCTTGAACGTATTGGAGATTTTTGTGTTAATATATCTAAAGAAACTATAAAAATAGGAAAAGAAGAACATATAAAGCAGCTTGTAGACATCCCAAAAATTAAAGAAATCATTATTACTATGATGAAAAACCTGAAAATAAGTTTCAAATTAGAAGATGCGGAGATAGCTTTTGAAGTAGGGAAAGAGGATGAACTTGTAGATGACTTATATAAAGATATATATAGGGATATATTGGAGTTGATACACAAAAGCACAGTGTATACAAATCAAGGTACAAAATTACTCTTTATAGGAAGATATTTAGAACGAATAGCAGATCATATAACTAATATATGTGAAGGGATAATATACATTTCAAAGGGAGAGAGAATAGAAATAAACTAG
- the gdhA gene encoding NADP-specific glutamate dehydrogenase, which translates to MSVMESILEQVKKRNPGEVEFHQAVEEVLQSLEPVIAKHPEFVESGLLERFVEPERQIMFRVPWLDDNGKTQVNRGFRVQFNSAIGPYKGGLRFHPSVYLGIIKFLGFEQILKNSLTGLPIGGGKGGSDFNPKGKSDNEIMKFCQSFMTELYRHIGHDLDVPAGDIGVGAREIGYLFGQYKRVKNAYEGGVLTGKGLTYGGSLARKQATGFGVIYFTNEMLKEHGLSYEGKTVVISGSGNVAIYACEKAQSLGAKVVAMCDSTGYIYDKDGIKLDTVKRIKEVERKRISEYVKDHPEAEYHDGQKGIWTIKCDVALPCATQNDIDVKEAQQLIDNGVTALGEGANMPCTNEAVNLFLDNKILVAPAKAANAGGVATSALEMSQNSMRLSWTFEEVDEKLHGIMVNIFKAAKDAAKEYGMEGNYVAGANIAGFLKVADAMMAQGLV; encoded by the coding sequence ATGTCAGTTATGGAAAGTATTTTAGAACAAGTTAAAAAAAGAAATCCTGGTGAAGTAGAATTCCACCAAGCAGTAGAAGAGGTTTTACAGTCTTTAGAGCCTGTTATAGCAAAACATCCTGAGTTTGTAGAATCTGGTCTTTTAGAAAGATTTGTAGAGCCAGAAAGACAAATTATGTTTAGAGTACCTTGGTTAGATGATAATGGAAAGACTCAAGTTAACAGAGGATTTAGAGTACAATTTAACAGCGCTATAGGACCTTACAAAGGTGGACTAAGATTCCATCCATCTGTTTATCTTGGAATTATAAAGTTTTTAGGATTTGAACAAATACTTAAGAATTCATTAACTGGACTTCCTATAGGTGGAGGTAAAGGTGGATCAGATTTTAATCCTAAGGGTAAATCTGACAATGAAATAATGAAGTTCTGTCAAAGTTTTATGACTGAATTATACAGACATATAGGACATGATTTAGATGTTCCGGCTGGAGATATTGGAGTTGGAGCAAGAGAAATAGGATATTTATTTGGACAATATAAAAGAGTGAAGAATGCATATGAAGGGGGAGTTCTTACTGGTAAAGGACTTACATATGGAGGATCACTTGCAAGAAAACAAGCTACAGGATTTGGAGTTATCTACTTTACAAATGAAATGCTTAAAGAGCATGGACTTAGCTATGAAGGTAAAACAGTAGTTATTTCTGGTTCTGGAAATGTTGCTATATACGCTTGTGAAAAAGCTCAATCTCTAGGAGCTAAAGTAGTTGCTATGTGTGACTCTACAGGATATATATATGATAAAGATGGAATTAAATTAGATACAGTTAAGAGAATTAAAGAAGTTGAAAGAAAGAGAATTAGTGAGTATGTAAAGGATCATCCAGAAGCTGAATATCATGATGGACAAAAAGGTATTTGGACTATTAAATGTGATGTGGCTCTTCCTTGTGCAACTCAAAATGATATAGATGTTAAAGAAGCTCAGCAATTAATTGATAATGGAGTGACAGCTTTAGGTGAAGGTGCTAATATGCCTTGTACAAATGAAGCGGTTAACTTATTCTTAGATAATAAAATATTAGTAGCTCCTGCAAAGGCTGCTAATGCAGGTGGAGTTGCAACTTCTGCTCTTGAGATGTCTCAAAATAGTATGAGATTATCTTGGACATTTGAAGAAGTTGATGAAAAATTACATGGAATAATGGTAAACATATTCAAAGCAGCTAAAGATGCAGCTAAAGAATATGGAATGGAAGGAAATTATGTGGCTGGAGCTAATATAGCTGGTTTCTTAAAAGTTGCCGATGCTATGATGGCTCAAGGATTAGTTTAA